One Oscarella lobularis chromosome 18, ooOscLobu1.1, whole genome shotgun sequence genomic window, CTCTTCCTCGCGATCGTAGAAGGCCGTCTCGCCGAGATCGTCCGCCGTCCAATTGGGAGACAGatagagaagaaacgtcCACTGATCGTCCGTTTGGAGACAGTCCAAGTGAATGCGCGTGTGATCGGCGGCGCGGATTAGATTGCACGAGACGTCGTAGGGAAACCAGCCGTCGTGACCGCCGGAGACGTAGCGAGCCACTTGCCGAATTTTCAGCCAATACGTTGTACGAACAAAGTCATCTACGGGATAGCCGGATATCCAGTGAACGTTGTCGCTGTCTGCCTCCAGTGAATCGTCATAGAAATACTTTCCGTGGGAAATAATGTAGGAGCGAAGTCGATCCAACTCGTCTTTGCTGAAGAGATCATCAAAGACGATGATGcccttcttcgtcgacgtcatatATCGATTGATTTCGTATTTGGCTACGTCGATTTCACCGacactcgacgtcgactcgtcgtcggagaaaGGAAGTCCCTCGCTGTACCCGGTTTTGCGATGGTTGtcaagacgacggcgtcgcaacTCCCATTCGACGGCCAAGCTCACGTTACGCGTCCATCGCACGAAAAGCATCCGTTGCCCCTGACGAACATTCACGCTCGGCGGCCGACTCAAGTAGGGAACGGTGGAGTCccagacgacgagacgacctCGATGCGGTTTGACTGGCGCAACGATTTCCATGTCCTCGTCGAAGAGCAACAAGTCGCCGTAGTCGTTTTTCCGCCAGCCCTCCTTCAAGTACATCACAGTGGAATACTCTTCTCCGACtgcgacgtcattttcgcgGGCGTGGGCGTGCACGTGCGTGTTATCCAATCGTCGCACGAGTTtggacgtgacgtcaaacggaTAGAATATGACGTCGGTGCGGCGCGCCGTTGATTGGACGGCTTGGCGAGTTGCGTGGCCTATGCGCGAGCGCGCGAACACGagcgcgtcgaacgacgcttcCCACGGAACGTTGTCGTTCGCCGACGCGTCCTCGCGCGCCGAATCGGGATAGACGAAGCGCCACCAgccgttcgacgaaacgtaGAATTCGAGAGCCAATATCGACGAGGTATCGTAAAGGGAGTCGTAAACGCCGATTTGGCGACCGCCCGTCGTTTCGTAGTGCCAGCGTCGGCTCGATTCGATTGCTTCGGGCGGCTTTTCGGCGTCtgaagcgacggcggcgagaaacgCGGCCGAATCGAGCGTTTGCGTCGATGcattcgacgcgaaaagcggCGAAGTGGCGCGACCGCCTACCTCGTACGAAACGCGATCGTCGGACAAGGCCAAAGGTAAGAGGATAATAAGAAAGAGTCGACTGAGAGCTCTCGCCATTTGCCGGGCGTTTGTTTAGCGCGCTGCTTCACGTGACGCCTCGCAGAATGAACTACGTCTACAAAGTTTTCTCCGCGTGCAAGGACTTCTACAACGACATCAACCAAGCGACGCTCACGGgagcgatcgacgtcgtcgtcgtcgagcaggAAGACGGCTCGTACACCTGCTCGCCGTTCCACGTTCGCTTCGGCAAAATGGGCGTCCTACGcagcaaggaaaagaaggtAGAGACAGAGATCGCATCGTAGACGATCTCCTAAGACGCGAACCACGCAGGTAGATATATCGATAAACGGCGATCCGATCGATCTTCACATGAAATTGGAAGATACGGGCGTGGCACATTTTgtcgaagaagtcgacgaagaggtaaCAAGATGGGGGACCTTTCCTTGGGAagatttttttccccccgGAAATACGTGAACTTTCCGCCTCTGCCCCGCCCCCCAAGGTTCCCATTGCTCTTTCTACGTCACCCGTTCCCGATGGCTTTGATCTGATGGCTCGTGGAATTGCGCAGATGAAAGCCGACGATAATTTTCTCAGTGATCAAAGTCCGGTAAGCGGTTGCCATGTCAACGAGAAAAACTATTCCTCGATgatttgtcttctttttagaGTGTCTCTATTCAAATCGAGTCGTCGAATATGTTGAGTCCGAGCGGGGCTGTCATtggctctttttcttcccaTAGTCATCCCTTTTCGGATACCGAGGACATGGCAGGCGGAAAGGGCGATATCGAAACGTAgcatctttaattaaatgttgTACTTTGTATACTGATTGATTGATGCATACCTGTTATTAGATCTGGTGTCTATAGTGATAGCGAAGCCATTCTATCGAACCGAAAGCACATCCATCGCCAAGTATAGCAATAACTCTATCACTAATAATTATGATATATTTGTTTCGTATAGAAATCttctgaaaagaaatcgttgcTTAGTTCCATGTTCGGTCGACTCGTCGGCGGGCAGCAGCAGGAGAACAAAGAAGCCGACACCGGCGTCACTCTCTCGACGCTCGATAGACTCAATCCCAAGCAAGTGGCTCAATACGGCGttgtctcgtcgccgcccaagtcggacgaaagcgattcaGGTACGTCGTCCGTCTATGGGTCACCGCTTCGAGATCGGACTCCAGGCGATGAGACGGACGCGAGGGGGTTGAGAGAGGAGGCATCGTCGCGGTAAGGGagtcgagagagagagggggtCCTTGCTTGTAATTGTTATTATAGGTCGGCCACTGTTGATATGCAGCTCTCTCTATGTGGCGGACTCAAGGGCCCAGACTCGAAGATTCCTGATGGTATGTCCATAGTACTGCATAGCTATGCGGTTGTGTAACGCGAGGACTTCTTTCTTACTGCTTAGACGTTTTCCAACGACACCTAGTCTCCTTCAGCGACTTCGCAGAGAAACCCGGCTTAGTCTCCGATCCAAACCTAGTGATCAAGCTAAACGGAAAGTAAATGAAACAATTTTACTTATTCATGTTTCCCCGAATCGATTAAAGGTACTACGTGTGGGACGTCATTGGTCCAATGATGCTGTCGCAATTCGCTTTCAATAAGCCTTTACCAGAAGTAAGGCTGACTTTGACTTTAGAAAATTCTAAGCATAAGCCGtcatctcttcttttccaacCAGAAACGTCTAAACAGTCTCATAAAAGAACGTATGCCTCAAAAGGTAGAGCCTCGTCGATTGGgagaaataattttaattttatattcTTTATCTCCCTCAGCGACCGTGGTTTCGAATGCCGTGGCGTCGTCAGACGAGCTCGACTCCGGCCGAGGTGACCATTACGACGAAGGGGGGCAACGAcagcgaagacggcggcgctcCGCGCGGAGTCTTCCCCTTGTCCAGCGACGAAGATTTCGCCGTGACCGACGAGGAAGGAGGGAGCGCGAAGggaaaggagacgacggcgccgacgccgacgccgatgcGAGCCGCAAGTCAACCGAGAAAGAACTATAAGCGATCTtactttctgacgtcagatgAATTGGTTAGGACATGTGATGTTTGGGCTTTCAGAAGGGGAGGGAAACGttcgttgttgtttttttttagaaaaagctGAATTTGAAGAGAGGAGCAAATGAAGTGGTGTTTTCGGTCACGACGAAGTATCAGGTGGGAAAAGGCTTTGTTTTGCTCGTATGCATCTCTTTGAATGTGACGTCGTTCCCAGGGCACTGCGAGAGCCGTTTCTACAATATACGTTTGGAAGTGCACCGACAAGGTCGTCATATCGGATATTGACGGCACAATAACGaagttcgtctcgtcgtggaatctgatttttaattaatctttcTTTCAGGTCAGATGTCTATGGTCAGATTTTGCCCTTTTTTGGAGCCACGTGGGCTCAGAGTGGAGTGGTAGGCACGCGAGCGCTAATCATCTGTAATGAATTGAGAGATTTTACGTTATAGGCGAAACTCTTTACCTCTATCTATGAAAACGGTTATCAGTTCCTCTATTTATCCTCGCGAGCCATTGGACAGGTGAGCGCCTCCCTACCTTATCCCTCCTTTCCACTACAGTTCTTCTGCTATGTATAGTCGCGTACGACTCGAGGCTACTTGAAGAAACTGAAGCAGGGAGAAATTTCCATGCCTGACGGTCCTCTTCTCTTGTCGCCTACGTCTCTATTCCGCGCCTTTCACCAGTTAGTTCTCTATTCGAGTTTATAGGAGGTTTCCTTGTGCTATTCGTTTTGTTATAGGGAAGTTATCAAGAAAGAACCCGAAGTGTTTAAAATGGCCGCTTTGAAGGAGATTCGAAAACTGTTTCCCGACTCCGTCTATCCCTATCATGCTGGATTTGGCAACAAAGAAACCGTAAGGAgcacttttttctcattaCATTATAATACATTGGCTGTTTAGGATAGCACCGCGTATAAGGGAGTAGGCATTCCGAAATCAAGGATTTTTATCATTAATCCTAAGGTGAGCTCTCGTAGAGGAAAAGAACGACTAGCTTGACTCTATCTTAGGGCGAAGTAGCTCACGCACGGAGTTGCACACTGCAGACATCGTAAGTACGCGTACTCCCTCACTGCTCCTCTCCGCCTAATATCTTCGCTCTGTCAGCTATTCCAAACTCCtaggcgacgtcgacatgaTCTTTCCGCCGTGTCTGCAcacaggcgacgacgttgaagaaCAGTTCAACGACTTTTTCTACTGGAAAGATACAGTTCCTCATCTAGACGTAGAATAGCCCACCCGTTGTATAGTAAGTGTGTACAAAGAGCGCCCCCTTGGCGCTAAAGTTATGTACAATAGTTAATTTCCTTACGAATTCAaagccccccccccccccccccccccctgcGCCCTGGTAGCAAGAGCCCTCCTACCTCTTCCCGATTTGAAGATCGTTTCCTCTCGTATCCCCACCCTCCATCTGCATCTCATTCCATGCACAGAAGCACCGTCATCGTTTCCTCTTTATTTACGACAAGGATAACAGAACGCTTCCGTTCTGCAAGTCCACTTGGTAACGGGTGTCTCTCAATTGTCAACATTCGACCACCCGAAGTCCGAAATGCAGACGCCGCTCCCGCGGCGTAGGCGCGATAGTCGTGACGCTACCGCCTCGATTTTCGACATCGGCGGCGAGGACTTCGAACGGAGACGCCGCGACGAgaactctttctcgtcgccgcgaccGTCGAACGAATATCGCATGGCGTTAGAATCCCTACTCAAAGTATACAGCGAAGAGATATATCCTAAAGGGGCATCTATCTGTATCTCATAGGCGAAGCAGCGAgagtcgtcgagtcgacgagcAGCGACTCGGCCTAAAACGACGGcagtcgtctcgtcgtctcgtcgacacTTTCCGCCTTTGCTACCGCGCGATCCGTCGCTCTCCAAAGTCAAACCCGCCGTCGTCTTGGTGACGACCGCCGACGatgcgacggcaacggcgacgacgacgacgacggagacgaatCGTCACGGTCGTTGGGGCGCGAAGCCGAACTACGACTACGAGGCGAAAAtgccgtcgcttcgaacgtcGCAGATGCTCGGGAAGCACtggtcggcgacgaagaagccgacGAGTCACGAAcagtcgacgcgacgaaatgTGGACGTTCGTTTGGCGCCCGTCAATTCGGCGAGGAATTTTGTCgactttcgtcttctcttgcCGACGCCTGCGGGGGCGTTGTCGTCCGCCGAGACGAGGACAGCcgacgttttttcgtcggGTCTCGGTTGGAATGTCGAGGCGCCCGACATGTCTTGGGAGGAGTTTCACGGTTGGAATCCCGACTGTTCGAAGGACGTCTTCTTGCGATGTCTTAGCTGGCTTAGGGATTGCTATATGCAATTGCCCGAGCTGCAGCCGAGTCGGTGCAGTTTGACAACGTTTACGAAAGTGAGAACCGACTCGGACGAagtcatttaattaattaattaattaatctcctGCCGATCTCTCCCAATCTATTAATgtttttaaatttaattcAAGTGTCGCTCGgatgtgggcgtggtttttATTTGTTCTATCTGATGCCCGTAtatccgggtagggtaaacggcttttgaaggaaaaacgaagaaaaaccgtttaccctacaATATACGGGCCACTCATATGCTACTACACAGTGGTGTAATAGCGTAATGAAGGCATTTGCTGCGACGGCTGCCCAgcaaatttatttttctaaacAAAATCTTCCGTCAGAGAAGAGTTTTAATAATTCGTATGTCTTTTGGTTCAGTTCTACAGCAACCGCCTAcaagaaatcgaattttttcaaaaaacaAAGTGCAGTGAAACCTTATTACAGCAGGAAGTTCAATTAATAGCAACttccaattaattaactaattaattaattaatcaaggtTTCACTGCTTTGCCTGACTAAGCTACCTATCCATTCAGCTCCAGAACTAATCCAGCTGGGTACTAATGCTTCAAGGGAAACTATTGACTCGGCAGACTGCCACCTAAACTCAAAGTTCACTTTCTCCCTATAATGTTTGCTAAACAAACCCTTCTTTCGTCCACTTTTCCCCACTATTTGGATACACGACTAacgtctttcctttcttttccacAAGTGGTCTAATTTCGTCCAGCAAACTCTGGAATAACAGTATGAAATTCTACGTCTAAACGTGGCTATATTTTTTGTGCACCTTTACATAAATAGGCGCAGTGCAATTAATCCCAAATCCAATTGCCTCCAACACAGAATCTCATTAGTAGGTCATAGCACAGATACATGTAAGAAATACCTGAGGAAAGTCAATGAGAGAGCTCACAGCATCGCTGAGCTTTTCCCCGTGACACAAACATAGTTCGTCCTATAGAGGAACAAACGGATTTGTGCCAAGGAAAGGACGGCACACGTTGGACTAGTTACTTTGCACGAGAACGTTATCCAGCAGCGAGCATGGGGAAAGTCATTTCTTAGAAGTTCAAGAATAGCTCTTGCCTCTagctaaggaaaaaaaatagacaacGCTAGAGCCTCTATTGTGAAATCCAGTGGGACTTCCATGAAAGCATCCGTCAAAGGGGAGGGAATCAAGCCTTTCAAGCCTATTTTTACCTGTGCAGGAAGTGTTTCACAAGCCAGCAAATCAACACCCGCCTCCAATAAGGCCTTGATTCGCGGACGATGCCACGCCTGAAGCATCTACAATACAACTCGGTCATTTAGCTGGGATTtcctttatttattttacctcTTTCGTTACTGAATTGACGTAAGTGCCTGTGTACTCGGAGCCGTCGTGAAGACAGGCGCCGTACGGGCCCACGGAGCCAGCAacgagaggaagacgacggagcccaatgccttcttgatACCAAAAAAGTATACACGCGACTTTTTGgctcaaaaaaaattgagaaacCTATTTCAATTGGACGACTTCTCTCTTCAGATAAATTGGATTCTTCTATGGCTTGATGAGCCAATTTTACGCTTAATTTAATCAGCGATTCGGACTCATTTGGAGATATTTTCAGATGTTCGCAAAATCCAGGAATACTAATAATTCGGCATTGCCCAAGTATAATCACTCACAAAATATTCAAATATTATACCTCGCTTGATAAGATGCTGttattatgacgtcagatccACACAAAACGTAACTAAAAAACCAGAATGCTaatctcaattaattaaattcaaaATTGCACCTTTTGTGTACGTCTCTAATAACACTAGGATTATCAGCCAAAAATCTCGCGCTCCACAGAGGATCTCCCTAGTGGACCCAACGCATTTCCAACGATCTCACACATTTCATGTACGAACTTGTAAATTGTATCCCATTCTTTCGATCTCGGTTGCCAAGCCTCCATCCaaggcgagagaacgctTTTTAGCTGAGCCTAACGGTTTTAGATTGGCTCGGCACTCTGCGTTGCCAGGCGTCTTTCTAACACAAGCACAAGCACATGCTTGTTACCTGTTGCCAtgcgaaaagaaagaagtcaAAGGGAGACACATTACCGCGCGCGCTAGATCAGTGTACGCCTTCTCAGACAGAATCGGCTCTAGAACGCGATTCGTGCCACTTTCAGCTGTTCTTTTAAGTAAGACAGAAGATTCTCACCTTGTACCTACTCTGCGGTAAACGAACTCGGTCCTGTAGCGCAGTTTTCATCCGATTTGCCAAAGCGAGGTGTAAACAAACCTGTCGCTAGGGTCTCTTTCTCGCCTAATGGAGGAGAATCCAACCGGTACGgcactcgacgtcgatttcgcaTGCATCATCTCACCGATTTTCGCCCACACTAGCATCTCCCCCGCCTCTCGAgacggaaaaagagaaagaaactctAGAAGAGGTTGTCGCCGTTCACACGTCGTCCCCGTCACCAGAAGAGTCTCAGTCGAAtaaagacgaaaaatcgccgtcgccgtcgccgtcgccaccgcTGGACGGAAAACCGTCGCCGGATGTGGAAGCGGAACGCAAATCTTCTCAGGGAAGGCATGTCACGTTTcaggaagaagtcgaaacCGTGccggcaacgtcgacgcccaCAGCGGAAGACGTAATTAAATTCGTTAATTCATtcattaataattaaagcaTTGCTGATTAGGATGATGAACAGATGGAAATCCCGTCTGAGAAACCTTTAACGGAACAGAAGGAAATCTCTGATTTTGAAACACCACAGGAGGAGTCTTCCGCTGACGTACCGCCTGTAGAAATTCCTGCGGAAGAGCTTCTAGTTGAGAACCCAGAGCCGAAAACGCCGTCTATAGAAATTCCTTCTGAGCAGCTTCTTGCTGAGAACCGAGAGTCAAACCTACCGTCTGTGGAAACGACGGAAATTCCTGCTGAGCGGCTTTTGGTTGAGAACCCAGAGTCAAACCTATCGTCTGTGGAAACAATGGAGATTCCTGCTGAGCAGCTTCTTGTTGAGAAAACGGAAGCCGAGAGTCTAACAGAGGAGGAAATCTCTACTGAAGACTCCTCTTCGCAAATCGAGTCTCCGCCTTCATCCGAATTGGGAAAAATTCATAATCTCCTCGACAATTTggaaggcggcgacgagacggctTTAGAAAGCgatttgccgccgccgccgctctttCAGCGACCCGAGCACCGTCCTCACTACGAGAGAATCGACCAGCTCAAGTCTCGCATCGACGAGGAATCAGTGGGCATTACAGATTTATCCTAcctcgacgatttcgaggAAGAAGTGAAGGAGGACGTTTTGATGATCGGTAACGTTTCGCTGGAAGAGGtgcaggaggaggagcgtcgtcttcgcgacgaaCACGTCGCGTATCAAAGGCAGGAAGCCgagcgacagcgacgcgTACAAAAGGAGCTGGCACAACGCGAGGAGgaagcgaaacgcgacgtGACGCGACTGATGAAGGATAAGAGAAAGGAGATACAGTTACGAGAGGTTGGTGGTTTGTTATATTATTTGAAGGGATATGCTGGTAAACATTGGTTGGTTCTAGTCGTTGACTTTGCAGAAGGATCGATTGCAGCATGATATGCTGCAGAAAGCGTATCGTAGAGCGGAGCAGCGACTTTTGACGGCGTTCAAGAGACGGCGAGCTGAAGTGAAAGTAAGGGATAGTAGCCTTGGCCTGCATTGTGAACTGATTAACTAGCCAATAATTCAACCTAGATATGTATAGGCTAATAACCCTGGCCAGATGGCTATACTGTATTCATAGTGcttgaatattttttataCCTTGTCTCTTTCTACCAGACAATGTATGGAGACTTGGAGACAGCTGACGGGCAGTACGGAGGCAGCAAGGGAAGACGATGGAAGGTCGACTGGTCCAAGACACCTCAACCAATACAAATCAAACTAAATTGCCTACGCGGAGTGAAGGACAAGTTGCCCGGTGAGAAGAGATAAGTGTCCTAGAGAATCAATAGGATTATAGACTTTTAGCGAGTCGCTACGTTATGATGGTGTCTATGTATGATCGTTTGGGTGGTCACGTATTGCGCTGGTCGTCGTTGAAAGGGCAGCAGTGGGGCGGAGCAACGCTGCCCGTCACTCACAACGGATTTTTTCACAGCGTGGAACTCAAAGTAAttttagaataaaatctACATAGAATTGATTACCTTTATTTTTTGTCTATATCTATAGATTGATCAGAGCGTGTTCACCGTGTGTCCGGCCAGACCAGACATTCGTCCTGGCATGGTCCTGATGTTCGAGCTTTTTATTCTACGAGGTTCCGTCACTCCAaccgatcgcgtcgtcgcctggAGCGCTTTTCCCATCTCCGACGCCGAGTTCAACGTCATCGAGGGAAAgtaaggcaaagaaaaagacgaaggacTCTTTCTTAGCATACACTAATCTAGATATAAGTGCTCCTTGCTGAGAGGAGACGTTGATCCTCGCATTGACAAGCACGAGAAGCTCGAGGAACTAATGGCAAAAGATTTGGAAAATTGGCTCGGAAATCTCTACTTTGAAGTCATCAAACTCCCAAGGCAAGGCGACGAATTCTCTTAGAAATGGAGTGAAAATACGAATTCGTATCTATTTCAGGTATGTTGCTGGGCAGAAAGAATACGAAGTCGAGCTCCAATTCACGTCGGGTCTCCTCGGTTTCCCTGATCGCACGAACGATCCTCAGTCAGTCGTTGACGGCAATGACCCCATACTGGACGAAGACGCTGAAGCGGAGGCGGCACTTGCCGCCAGTCGAAGCAGCCGACGCGGTTCGACCGTGTCCGGCCATTCCGACGCAAAATCAGAGGTAATAACGAATATTTGGAAGGTAAATTTTAAAGGAGATGATTTGGGGTTAGCTTCGTTTGCGTACGGCGGCGCGTTTGCGTCCGGAGACGTCGGTCCAGCAGTCGCGGAAGATGCTAGAAGGCGAGGAATCGTCGgacagcgaagacgacgacgcgatgaATGACGCCGAGGACTTTGTCGAGGAAAAAGCGAACCCCGGTCTCTACTACAAGGTAAAGAGGCCTCGTTTTACGAATAGCTATGTCCTGATATTTCTCCCCCCAAGTTGCATACGAGAAATCCGGCGGATAAGCATTATAAAAAAGTCTATACCATGCTGCCGAAAACTCCTCTTCTtaagaggaaaaagaagaaggcgatGAGCTATGCAGAAGAGCTAGGGCAGCATTCTGTAGCCGTGAAGTAagctgaaggaaaacgaagctCGTTCCCTCGgttatttcttcttccccAAGGCCTCCGTTTTCTACCAAGGCGCGTACAGATCGTCGCAGCGCCAAGAAAGTTCAATACATAGGACGACAGCTTCTGTCCGAATTGGGTCTGTCTCAGTGGCGCTCGAGGGAATTCTGGGGCATGATGATCATGTTTATCATCGTCTTTTGGGTTCGTCTCTATCTGCACTACATTGGCCAGTGGCTTTTCTTGAATGCCATACGAATTCCAGTCAATAGGTGAGCGTGCCTTTTCCCCCTCCCATGATGGGCGTCGATTTTCACGTTTACCtagatt contains:
- the LOC136197921 gene encoding uncharacterized protein — translated: MARALSRLFLIILLPLALSDDRVSYEVGGRATSPLFASNASTQTLDSAAFLAAVASDAEKPPEAIESSRRWHYETTGGRQIGVYDSLYDTSSILALEFYVSSNGWWRFVYPDSAREDASANDNVPWEASFDALVFARSRIGHATRQAVQSTARRTDVIFYPFDVTSKLVRRLDNTHVHAHARENDVAVGEEYSTVMYLKEGWRKNDYGDLLLFDEDMEIVAPVKPHRGRLVVWDSTVPYLSRPPSVNVRQGQRMLFVRWTRNVSLAVEWELRRRRLDNHRKTGYSEGLPFSDDESTSSVGEIDVAKYEINRYMTSTKKGIIVFDDLFSKDELDRLRSYIISHGKYFYDDSLEADSDNVHWISGYPVDDFVRTTYWLKIRQVARYVSGGHDGWFPYDVSCNLIRAADHTRIHLDCLQTDDQWTFLLYLSPNWTADDLGETAFYDREEEGAELVAQVRPAYGRAAIFHGTIPHSARPPSSRFLRGRYSFAVKVAHSTWQATVNEFKEKAQHKNNLDKLETIADVIKSGRFSEAVEKQLQREFQPQSESIQSKLERGIWVEEEEEDDGEEEEEEDEEITEEDQETLELLESDVDFNVELKRMTKRLDGDEKALKRQMDEFDRDFDEQAARLHKKLEEVL
- the LOC136197920 gene encoding phosphatidate phosphatase LPIN3-like, with the protein product MNYVYKVFSACKDFYNDINQATLTGAIDVVVVEQEDGSYTCSPFHVRFGKMGVLRSKEKKVDISINGDPIDLHMKLEDTGVAHFVEEVDEEVPIALSTSPVPDGFDLMARGIAQMKADDNFLSDQSPSVSIQIESSNMLSPSGAVIGSFSSHSHPFSDTEDMAGGKGDIETSGVYSDSEAILSNRKHIHRQKSSEKKSLLSSMFGRLVGGQQQENKEADTGVTLSTLDRLNPKQVAQYGVVSSPPKSDESDSGTSSVYGSPLRDRTPGDETDARGLREEASSRSATVDMQLSLCGGLKGPDSKIPDDVFQRHLVSFSDFAEKPGLVSDPNLVIKLNGKYYVWDVIGPMMLSQFAFNKPLPEKRLNSLIKERMPQKRPWFRMPWRRQTSSTPAEVTITTKGGNDSEDGGAPRGVFPLSSDEDFAVTDEEGGSAKGKETTAPTPTPMRAASQPRKNYKRSYFLTSDELKKLNLKRGANEVVFSVTTKYQGTARAVSTIYVWKCTDKVVISDIDGTITKSDVYGQILPFFGATWAQSGVAKLFTSIYENGYQFLYLSSRAIGQSRTTRGYLKKLKQGEISMPDGPLLLSPTSLFRAFHQEVIKKEPEVFKMAALKEIRKLFPDSVYPYHAGFGNKETDSTAYKGVGIPKSRIFIINPKGEVAHARSCTLQTSYSKLLGDVDMIFPPCLHTGDDVEEQFNDFFYWKDTVPHLDVE
- the LOC136197967 gene encoding uncharacterized protein, which gives rise to MQTPLPRRRRDSRDATASIFDIGGEDFERRRRDENSFSSPRPSNEYRMALESLLKAKQRESSSRRAATRPKTTAVVSSSRRHFPPLLPRDPSLSKVKPAVVLVTTADDATATATTTTTETNRHGRWGAKPNYDYEAKMPSLRTSQMLGKHWSATKKPTSHEQSTRRNVDVRLAPVNSARNFVDFRLLLPTPAGALSSAETRTADVFSSGLGWNVEAPDMSWEEFHGWNPDCSKDVFLRCLSWLRDCYMQLPELQPSRCSLTTFTKVRTDSDEVI
- the LOC136197962 gene encoding homocysteine S-methyltransferase YbgG-like isoform X2 codes for the protein MATGSAKKRSLALDGGLATEIERMGYNLQGDPLWSARFLADNPSVIRDVHKSYVLCGSDVIITASYQASIPGFCEHLKISPNESESLIKLSVKLAHQAIEESNLSEERSRPIEIGIGLRRLPLVAGSVGPYGACLHDGSEYTGTYVNSVTKEMLQAWHRPRIKALLEAGVDLLACETLPAQLEARAILELLRNDFPHARCWITFSCKDELCLCHGEKLSDAVSSLIDFPQAIGFGINCTAPIYVKSLLDEIRPLVEKKGKTLVVYPNSGEKWTKEGWQSAESIVSLEALVPSWISSGAEWIGGCCRTEPKDIRIIKTLL
- the LOC136197962 gene encoding homocysteine S-methyltransferase YbgG-like isoform X1 gives rise to the protein MATGSAKKRSLALDGGLATEIERMGYNLQGDPLWSARFLADNPSVIRDVHKSYVLCGSDVIITASYQASIPGFCEHLKISPNESESLIKLSVKLAHQAIEESNLSEERSRPIEIEGIGLRRLPLVAGSVGPYGACLHDGSEYTGTYVNSVTKEMLQAWHRPRIKALLEAGVDLLACETLPAQLEARAILELLRNDFPHARCWITFSCKDELCLCHGEKLSDAVSSLIDFPQAIGFGINCTAPIYVKSLLDEIRPLVEKKGKTLVVYPNSGEKWTKEGWQSAESIVSLEALVPSWISSGAEWIGGCCRTEPKDIRIIKTLL
- the LOC136197962 gene encoding homocysteine S-methyltransferase YbgG-like isoform X3, producing MGYNLQGDPLWSARFLADNPSVIRDVHKSYVLCGSDVIITASYQASIPGFCEHLKISPNESESLIKLSVKLAHQAIEESNLSEERSRPIEIEGIGLRRLPLVAGSVGPYGACLHDGSEYTGTYVNSVTKEMLQAWHRPRIKALLEAGVDLLACETLPAQLEARAILELLRNDFPHARCWITFSCKDELCLCHGEKLSDAVSSLIDFPQAIGFGINCTAPIYVKSLLDEIRPLVEKKGKTLVVYPNSGEKWTKEGWQSAESIVSLEALVPSWISSGAEWIGGCCRTEPKDIRIIKTLL
- the LOC136197936 gene encoding uncharacterized protein; translated protein: MEENPTASPPPLETEKEKETLEEVVAVHTSSPSPEESQSNKDEKSPSPSPSPPLDGKPSPDVEAERKSSQGRHVTFQEEVETVPATSTPTAEDDDEQMEIPSEKPLTEQKEISDFETPQEESSADVPPVEIPAEELLVENPEPKTPSIEIPSEQLLAENRESNLPSVETTEIPAERLLVENPESNLSSVETMEIPAEQLLVEKTEAESLTEEEISTEDSSSQIESPPSSELGKIHNLLDNLEGGDETALESDLPPPPLFQRPEHRPHYERIDQLKSRIDEESVGITDLSYLDDFEEEVKEDVLMIGNVSLEEVQEEERRLRDEHVAYQRQEAERQRRVQKELAQREEEAKRDVTRLMKDKRKEIQLRESLTLQKDRLQHDMLQKAYRRAEQRLLTAFKRRRAEVKTMYGDLETADGQYGGSKGRRWKVDWSKTPQPIQIKLNCLRGVKDKLPASRYVMMVSMYDRLGGHVLRWSSLKGQQWGGATLPVTHNGFFHSVELKIDQSVFTVCPARPDIRPGMVLMFELFILRGSVTPTDRVVAWSAFPISDAEFNVIEGKYKCSLLRGDVDPRIDKHEKLEELMAKDLENWLGNLYFEVIKLPRYVAGQKEYEVELQFTSGLLGFPDRTNDPQSVVDGNDPILDEDAEAEAALAASRSSRRGSTVSGHSDAKSELRLRTAARLRPETSVQQSRKMLEGEESSDSEDDDAMNDAEDFVEEKANPGLYYKLHTRNPADKHYKKVYTMLPKTPLLKRKKKKAMSYAEELGQHSVAVKPPFSTKARTDRRSAKKVQYIGRQLLSELGLSQWRSREFWGMMIMFIIVFWVRLYLHYIGQWLFLNAIRIPVNRFEILAYTVFLNYQNTLLFTREEFGVVVVGPMTNIVIFALLIMASWASQRTFGSFPNLLSRFVIAFGIETALDPILIFVVDAAMMRYENQSGTGAIADAAKLYWHFYRLEGSGLAGAFLTVFIYFFTIFVTLSCLYMYFLKLHNNGRMLDIYNRLHGNEADFFSPQDLEVSNEELNYIIQKAEQWRGQEGERRKTAVYDYVWEEEEAERDVDRRKPIRREVTTHVSIYTVHLDGLRELHRHFLRLPDGTIVEVFGDIGAAGKYGLDDQTASRVQTTATTAGGNVRGFTPFMAASRPVTTAAYRPQTGFLAVPGAEAAGMK